A genomic segment from Miscanthus floridulus cultivar M001 unplaced genomic scaffold, ASM1932011v1 fs_294_1_2, whole genome shotgun sequence encodes:
- the LOC136531170 gene encoding cytochrome P450 87A3 encodes MQPYLELASPSCLASTTIPLSAGKLYRTANLLVTSEAMASSMTYIAACAAALATFVALLRWAYRWSHPKCRGRLPPGSMGIPLLGETMQFFAPNPSCDVSPFVKERVKRYGSIFKTSIVGRQVVVSADPDMNYFVFQQEGKLFESWYPDTFTEIFGRDNVGSLHGFMYKYLKTLVLRLYGQENLKAVLLAETDAACRGSLASWAAQPSVELKEGLSTMIFDLTAKKLIGYEPSKSSESLRKNFVAFIRGLISFPVNIPGTAYHECMEGRKKAMKVLKGMMKERMADPERRCEDFFDHVIQELRREKPLLTETIALDLMFVLLFASFETTALALTLGVKLLTENPKVVDALREEHDAIAKNRKDPDAPVTWAEYRSMTFTNQVIMEMVRLANIVPGIFRKALQDVEIKGYTIPAGWGVMVCPPAVHLNPDIYEDPLAFNPWRWQGKPEITGGTKHFMAFGGGLRFCVGTDLSRVLMATFIHSLVTKYSWRTVKGGNIVRTPGLGFPDGFHIQLFPRN; translated from the exons ATGCAACCATATCTTGAGCTAGCTTCTCCCAGCTGCCTCGCCAGCACCACCATCCCTCTCTCGGCCGGCAAATTATATCGCACGGCGAACCTTCTTGTCACCTCGGAGGCCATGGCTTCCTCCATGACCTATATAGCTGCCTGCGCCGCGGCATTGGCGACCTTCGTCGCTCTGCTCCGCTGGGCGTACCGATGGAGCCACCCCAAGTGTAGGGGCAGGCTCCCGCCGGGCTCCATGGGCATCCCTCTCCTCGGCGAGACGATGCAGTTCTTCGCGCCCAACCCGAGCTGCGACGTGTCCCCCTTCGTGAAGGAGCGGGTGAAGCGGTACGGGAGCATCTTCAAGACGAGCATCGTGGGGCGGCAGGTGGTGGTGTCGGCGGACCCGGACATGAACTACTTCGTGTTCCAGCAGGAGGGAAAGCTGTTCGAGAGCTGGTACCCGGACACCTTCACCGAGATCTTCGGCCGCGACAACGTCGGCTCCCTGCACGGCTTCATGTACAAGTACCTCAAGACCCTGGTGCTCCGCCTCTACGGCCAGGAGAACCTCAAGGCGGTGCTCCTCGCCGAGACGGACGCCGCCTGCCGCGGCAGCCTCGCCTCGTGGGCGGCGCAGCCCAGCGTCGAGCTCAAGGAAGGCCTCTCCACA ATGATATTTGATCTTACCGCCAAGAAGCTGATCGGCTACGAGCCGTCCAAGTCGTCCGAGAGCCTGAGGAAGAACTTCGTGGCGTTCATCCGCGGGCTGATTTCTTTCCCCGTCAACATCCCCGGCACGGCCTACCATGAATGCATGGAG GGGCGGAAGAAGGCGATGAAGGTGCTCAAGGGCATGATGAAGGAGCGGATGGCGGATCCCGAGCGGCGGTGCGAGGACTTCTTCGACCACGTGATCCAGGAACTTCGGAGGGAGAAGCCGCTCCTGACGGAGACCATCGCGCTGGACCTCATGTTCGTGCTCCTCTTCGCCAGCTTCGAGACCACGGCGCTGGCGCTCACCCTCGGCGTCAAGCTCCTCACCGAGAACCCCAAGGTCGTCGACGCGTTGAGG GAGGAGCACGACGCGATCGCCAAGAACAGGAAGGACCCGGATGCCCCCGTCACGTGGGCCGAGTACAGATCGATGACCTTCACCAATCAG GTCATCATGGAGATGGTGAGGCTCGCAAACATCGTGCCGGGGATATTTCGAAAGGCCCTGCAAGATGTTGAGATTAAAG GCTATACGATTCCGGCAGGATGGGGTGTCATGGTGTGCCCACCGGCAGTGCACTTAAACCCTGACATCTATGAAGATCCGTTGGCGTTCAACCCATGGAGGTGGCAG GGCAAACCTGAAATCACCGGTGGAACGAAACATTTCATGGCGTTTGGAGGTGGCCTCAGGTTTTGCGTTGGGACTGATCTTAGTAGGGTCTTGATGGCAACATTCATCCACAGCTTGGTTACAAAATACAG TTGGAGGACAGTAAAAGGAGGGAACATAGTCCGGACCCCCGGTCTCGGCTTTCCTGATGGCTTCCACATCCAGCTTTTTCCTAGAAATTGA